The Malus domestica chromosome 10, GDT2T_hap1 nucleotide sequence CACGAGGAGGGTTGAGGAGATGGTGAGGAGGACTAGGGCATTGACAATATAAAGGGTGAACTTTTGCGAgttgaggaagaaggagaatagCGCATTGAATGCCAATTGGGATGCACAAATGAGGGAATAAGTAGAGACGGGAAGGTAAGATAATCCAACCGAGTACAAGAAGCAGCCCAAGGCTATTAGAAGGCCGAGAGAGACATAAATTGATGCAAGGATTAAAGTCGAGGGTTCTTTTGATTCGGGAGTAGTACTGGTTCTAATGTTTGTGGTTGGATTTGTTCTTTTTGTTGGGAAGAAATAATAGGGAAGGAGGATAGGGAAGCCAGCAAGTTGTACTAGCGCTCCCAGCCATTTGCTTTTGCCACCTTTGTCGTAGTATAATCTTGCCAACAGCGTTGCAGCTGATTGGCCGGCGATGACAAAGACCGTACAAATGGCCATCCTAAGCCACCAGTTGAAGCTCCTACGCCGGGGAAGCAGTGGGTGTTCGCGAGCATCTGTGCACCCTGAAGAGTTTGCTTCATTTGAGTCATTAACTGATaaatagaaagaagaaaaagatatgCAAGGATCAGTATTTGATCAAATGTCTGTTTCTTGTTATACTCAATGCATTAACACTTCGGCAGGATTTGCTTAATGATCAAGGCCTCTCGCACTTGCTATATATAATAAGCTTTATCATAAGAAAAACCAAATCCAATTCTCACAGCTAATAACAGTAAACTCATTGAATTATGCGTATCAGTAATAAGATCGCGTAGAATTAGACTCACCATCTATGATTTGTaccctctctcctctctgataaaataagttttttcaGACCGAGCAATAGCAAGAAGaaaaaagtgagaaaaaaaaaggaccatACGTACGTACGTACCTACAATGTTGAGTTGCACTTCTTGAGGTTCTCCCATgccagagatgaagaaactctctcaaatgagagagagagagagagaggttattTGAGCTGATCAGATGAAAACTTGGCCATGTAATTTAACGTAAATGTGGAGTGGGGTGTGGGTCATGTATCACGGCAATGAAGAAAAAGCAAGTACGAAAAGCATGCAACCTAGAAGTAGGAGTAGATTCGTTGGGGTTTTCCAACTGATCGACACTTCCCATATTACTTTGATAACTACTTTGTTAAGATGACCCAAATTTAATCACGGAAGCTAATCACCTTCTCTTTGTTTGATTTACGCATGATTCAACTTATTTTAAGTCGACTGGTATCAAAGAGAGTATAGATTGCAAAGGATATATGAACCTCGTCAATTTGCTTGTATATGCATTTGCATACGCAAAACCATAACGACATGCATTTATATTACGTGGGATATTG carries:
- the LOC103446256 gene encoding purine permease 21-like, with the translated sequence MGEPQEVQLNIVVNDSNEANSSGCTDAREHPLLPRRRSFNWWLRMAICTVFVIAGQSAATLLARLYYDKGGKSKWLGALVQLAGFPILLPYYFFPTKRTNPTTNIRTSTTPESKEPSTLILASIYVSLGLLIALGCFLYSVGLSYLPVSTYSLICASQLAFNALFSFFLNSQKFTLYIVNALVLLTISSTLLVLHGDSTDDPSGGSKAKYAIGFICTLGASAEYSLTLSLSQLVFRKVIRRETFRVVMDMIVYQSLVATCAILVGLFGSGEWKGLRNEMEGYELGKVSYVMNLIWSAIIWQLFDVGMVGLVFEASSLFSNAINVVGLPVVPVVAVIFFHDKMDGIKAMALVLAIWGFVSYVYQHYLDDQKSKIENKNGNS